The following coding sequences lie in one Synechococcus sp. CC9902 genomic window:
- the tsaE gene encoding tRNA (adenosine(37)-N6)-threonylcarbamoyltransferase complex ATPase subunit type 1 TsaE: MNWNLCRGPEASGSRWSQLTDGTIRLSDLEATQALGAELAQRLPAEAILLLKGPLGAGKTSLVQGIALALGIGEPITSPTFALAQHYTDGNPPLIHLDLYRLEQSTAADDLFLQEDEEAKAIGAFMAVEWPERLSLDLPEAWQLQLSLTNDGGRRAQLTPPKNAST; encoded by the coding sequence GTGAACTGGAATCTCTGCAGAGGCCCCGAGGCTTCGGGCTCGCGATGGAGCCAACTTACTGATGGGACCATCCGTTTGTCTGATCTCGAGGCCACCCAGGCCCTCGGGGCAGAATTGGCCCAACGACTTCCGGCAGAAGCGATTTTGCTGCTGAAAGGGCCCCTAGGAGCGGGCAAAACCTCGTTGGTGCAAGGGATCGCATTGGCACTGGGCATTGGCGAGCCCATCACCAGCCCGACCTTCGCCCTGGCTCAGCACTACACGGACGGGAATCCGCCGCTGATCCATCTCGATCTTTACCGGCTCGAACAATCCACTGCAGCGGACGATCTCTTTCTGCAGGAAGACGAAGAAGCCAAAGCCATTGGTGCATTCATGGCGGTGGAATGGCCAGAACGGCTCAGCCTGGACCTTCCGGAGGCTTGGCAGCTACAGCTCTCTCTCACCAACGATGGAGGTCGACGGGCTCAGCTGACGCCTCCCAAAAACGCCTCTACTTGA
- a CDS encoding rod shape-determining protein: MLFRRFQLSRDIGIDLGTANTLIYVSGRGIVLQEPSVVALDLERGTTLAVGDEAKLMLGRTPGNIRAVRPLRDGVIADFDAAEQMLKTFIAKGNEGRGILAPRLVVGIPSGVTGVERRAVREAGMAGAREVHLIDEPVAAAIGAGLPVTEPVGTMIVDIGGGTTEVAVLSLGGTVLSESVRVAGDEISDAIGVYLKKVHNMVVGERTAEDIKIRIGSAFPDDEFDQQSMDVRGLHLLSGLPRTINLKAGDLREAIAEPLNVIVEAVKRTLERTPPELAADIVDRGIMLAGGGALVRGISDLISHETGIFVHIAEDPLLCVVNGCGQVLEDWKRFQRVVDTPEFVRSMASL; the protein is encoded by the coding sequence GTGCTGTTTCGTCGTTTTCAGCTTTCACGTGATATCGGCATCGACCTCGGCACGGCAAACACCCTGATCTATGTATCTGGTCGGGGCATCGTGCTGCAGGAGCCCTCTGTGGTCGCGCTGGATTTAGAGCGTGGCACCACCTTGGCGGTTGGGGATGAGGCCAAATTGATGTTGGGCCGCACCCCCGGAAACATTCGCGCTGTTCGCCCCTTGCGCGATGGGGTGATTGCTGATTTCGATGCGGCCGAGCAAATGCTCAAGACCTTTATTGCCAAGGGCAACGAAGGTCGTGGAATTTTGGCGCCTCGCTTGGTGGTGGGCATCCCCAGTGGAGTCACAGGCGTGGAACGCCGTGCTGTGCGCGAGGCCGGCATGGCTGGCGCCCGGGAAGTGCACTTAATTGATGAGCCCGTAGCGGCGGCGATTGGGGCTGGGCTCCCCGTCACCGAACCCGTAGGAACCATGATTGTTGATATCGGTGGTGGTACCACTGAAGTGGCCGTGCTCAGTCTTGGTGGAACGGTTCTGAGTGAATCCGTTCGGGTCGCGGGCGACGAGATCAGCGATGCCATCGGCGTGTATTTGAAAAAAGTCCACAACATGGTGGTGGGCGAACGCACGGCGGAAGACATCAAGATCCGTATTGGCTCGGCCTTCCCCGATGACGAGTTCGATCAACAATCCATGGATGTTCGTGGCTTGCACCTGCTGTCTGGACTGCCAAGAACGATCAATTTGAAGGCGGGGGATTTGCGGGAAGCCATCGCTGAACCCCTCAACGTGATTGTTGAAGCGGTAAAGCGCACCTTGGAACGCACGCCGCCTGAATTAGCTGCCGACATCGTCGATCGCGGAATCATGCTGGCCGGAGGAGGCGCACTTGTTCGGGGCATCAGCGATTTGATCAGCCACGAAACAGGCATCTTTGTCCACATCGCTGAAGACCCGCTTCTCTGCGTGGTGAACGGATGTGGTCAGGTTTTGGAAGATTGGAAGCGCTTCCAGCGCGTCGTGGATACCCCGGAATTCGTCCGGTCCATGGCCAGCCTCTGA
- the ahcY gene encoding adenosylhomocysteinase: MVAAPTTATELKLGTDCVIADINLAAFGRKELDIAETEMPGLMALRAKYGNEKPLKGARIAGSLHMTIQTAVLIETLEELGADVRWASCNIFSTQDHAAAAIAANGTPVFAVKGETLEEYWAYTHRILEWSDGGAPNMILDDGGDATGLVILGTKAEQDITVLDNPSNEEETFLFASIKKKLAEDSSFYSRTKAAIQGVTEETTTGVARLYKMQKSGELPFPAINVNDSVTKSKFDNLYGCRESLVDSIKRATDVMVAGKQALVVGYGDVGKGSAQSLRGLGATVCIAEVDPICALQAAMEGYRVVRLDDVVDQMDIFVTATGNYQVIRNEHLVKMKDEAIVCNIGHFDNEIDVASLKDYKWDNIKPQVDHITLPSGNKIILLAEGRLVNLGCATGHPSFVMSNSFTNQVLAQIELFTKANEYGKEVYVLPKHLDEMVARLHLSKIGANLTELSKDQADYINVPVEGPYKPDHYRY; encoded by the coding sequence ATGGTGGCAGCGCCCACAACCGCGACCGAGCTGAAGCTTGGTACTGACTGCGTTATTGCTGATATCAACCTTGCAGCTTTCGGTCGCAAGGAACTTGATATCGCCGAGACCGAGATGCCGGGTCTGATGGCATTGCGAGCGAAGTACGGCAACGAGAAGCCCCTCAAGGGTGCTCGGATTGCTGGTTCTCTCCACATGACGATCCAAACGGCTGTTTTGATCGAAACCTTGGAAGAACTCGGCGCTGATGTGCGCTGGGCCTCTTGCAATATTTTTTCCACTCAAGACCATGCAGCCGCTGCGATTGCAGCGAATGGCACCCCAGTGTTTGCCGTTAAGGGTGAAACGCTTGAGGAGTACTGGGCTTACACCCATCGCATTCTCGAGTGGAGCGACGGTGGTGCTCCCAACATGATTCTCGACGACGGTGGCGACGCCACGGGTCTTGTGATTCTTGGTACCAAGGCGGAGCAGGACATCACCGTTCTCGACAACCCCTCCAACGAAGAAGAAACCTTCCTGTTTGCTTCGATCAAAAAGAAGCTTGCCGAAGATTCCAGCTTCTACAGCCGCACAAAAGCAGCAATCCAAGGAGTCACGGAAGAGACCACTACAGGTGTGGCAAGGCTCTACAAGATGCAAAAGAGTGGGGAGCTGCCCTTCCCGGCGATCAACGTCAACGATTCAGTCACCAAGAGCAAGTTCGACAATCTCTACGGCTGTCGTGAGTCGTTGGTCGACAGCATCAAGCGCGCCACAGACGTGATGGTTGCTGGTAAGCAGGCCCTGGTTGTTGGCTACGGCGATGTGGGCAAAGGTTCTGCCCAGTCATTGCGTGGCCTTGGTGCCACCGTTTGCATTGCAGAGGTGGATCCGATTTGTGCACTTCAGGCGGCGATGGAGGGCTATCGCGTTGTCCGTTTGGACGATGTGGTGGATCAGATGGACATCTTCGTGACGGCCACTGGCAACTACCAGGTGATCCGTAATGAGCACCTGGTGAAGATGAAAGATGAGGCCATTGTCTGCAACATCGGCCACTTCGACAATGAAATTGATGTGGCGTCACTCAAGGATTACAAGTGGGACAACATCAAGCCCCAGGTGGATCACATCACCTTGCCCAGCGGCAACAAAATCATCCTGTTGGCTGAAGGCCGTTTGGTGAATCTTGGCTGTGCCACGGGCCACCCAAGCTTCGTGATGAGTAACTCCTTTACGAATCAGGTGTTGGCTCAAATCGAGCTGTTCACCAAGGCCAACGAGTACGGCAAAGAGGTGTATGTCTTGCCCAAGCACCTCGATGAAATGGTGGCCCGTCTCCACCTTTCGAAGATCGGCGCCAACCTCACGGAGCTCAGCAAAGATCAGGCCGATTACATCAACGTGCCCGTAGAAGGTCCTTACAAACCCGACCACTACCGCTATTGA
- a CDS encoding alpha/beta fold hydrolase: protein MAPKAVLLIHGFGANTNHWRFNQPVLAELTPTYAIDLLGFGRSDQPRARLKQEPPNDMAVHYGFDLWGEQVADFCREVIDKPVILVGNSIGGVVALRAAQLLGPDLCKRVVLIDCAQRLMDDKQLATQPAWMGWIRPLLKTMVSQRWLSTALFRNAARPGVIRSVLKQAYPSGQNIDNELVDLLYQPTKRKGATEAFRGFINLFDDHLAPQLMENLKVPVDLIWGEKDPWEPIAEAKNWKSTIACIESMNVIEQAGHCAHDEAPNEVNSVLTKLIEESIGE from the coding sequence ATGGCACCGAAGGCGGTGCTCTTAATCCATGGGTTTGGGGCTAACACTAACCATTGGCGCTTCAACCAACCAGTGCTCGCTGAACTCACGCCCACCTATGCGATCGATTTACTGGGCTTCGGCCGCAGCGATCAACCTCGAGCAAGGCTGAAACAGGAACCACCAAACGACATGGCCGTGCACTACGGCTTTGATCTCTGGGGCGAACAGGTGGCTGATTTCTGTCGTGAGGTTATCGACAAACCGGTGATACTCGTTGGCAACTCAATCGGTGGCGTAGTGGCACTTCGGGCAGCCCAACTACTTGGCCCCGATCTGTGCAAGCGGGTGGTGCTGATCGACTGTGCCCAACGCCTCATGGACGACAAGCAATTAGCAACACAACCAGCATGGATGGGTTGGATCCGGCCGTTACTCAAAACCATGGTGAGCCAACGTTGGCTAAGCACCGCACTCTTCCGTAATGCCGCTCGCCCAGGCGTGATTCGCAGCGTTTTGAAACAGGCCTACCCAAGTGGTCAAAACATCGACAATGAACTAGTCGATTTGCTTTATCAACCAACTAAAAGGAAGGGAGCAACAGAAGCATTTCGAGGCTTTATCAACCTCTTCGACGACCACTTAGCCCCTCAATTGATGGAGAATTTAAAAGTACCTGTCGATCTAATTTGGGGAGAAAAAGATCCTTGGGAACCAATTGCAGAAGCCAAAAACTGGAAATCCACTATTGCTTGTATTGAATCAATGAATGTCATTGAACAAGCAGGTCATTGTGCTCACGACGAAGCACCAAATGAAGTGAACTCAGTTCTCACCAAACTGATTGAAGAATCAATAGGTGAATGA
- a CDS encoding carbohydrate kinase family protein, with amino-acid sequence MADPNGVICLGEALIDRLGPLGGDSACDQPVDDRLGGAPANVACALARLGTAVAFVGRVGGDAIGAEFQRLFVQRGVDSSTLQLDPSRPTRIVLVRRSGDGERQFQGFAGDQGDGFADQALQPVALPSTACWLLVGTIPLASPQSAQALLDAVARARSHGIALALDVNWRPTFWNATADPDAGPTQAARSAIRPLLEQAALIKLAREEALWFFAGDDPGVISSGLPQRPDVVLTDGPAPVRWCIGGESGTQPALSPPQVIDTTGAGDAFTAGLLHRWLAPVTERLRFAAACGALVCAGAGGIDPQPTEAQVEAFLGGVS; translated from the coding sequence ATGGCCGATCCCAATGGTGTGATCTGTTTGGGAGAGGCCTTGATCGATCGCCTTGGTCCCCTCGGGGGTGATTCGGCGTGTGATCAACCTGTCGATGATCGCTTGGGTGGAGCACCCGCCAATGTGGCTTGTGCTTTGGCGCGTCTTGGGACCGCCGTTGCGTTTGTTGGGCGTGTTGGGGGCGATGCAATCGGCGCAGAGTTTCAGCGTCTGTTTGTTCAGCGGGGCGTTGATAGCTCCACGCTTCAACTCGACCCATCGCGTCCGACGCGAATTGTGTTGGTGCGGCGATCTGGCGATGGGGAGCGCCAGTTCCAGGGTTTTGCCGGTGATCAAGGGGATGGGTTTGCCGATCAGGCGCTTCAACCGGTTGCACTGCCCTCCACCGCCTGTTGGCTGTTGGTTGGCACGATCCCCTTGGCATCGCCCCAGTCCGCCCAAGCACTCTTGGACGCTGTGGCCCGAGCGCGATCGCATGGCATTGCGTTGGCGCTGGATGTGAATTGGCGACCCACGTTTTGGAATGCCACCGCGGATCCCGATGCCGGACCCACGCAGGCGGCACGGTCTGCGATTCGTCCCTTGCTGGAGCAGGCGGCGCTGATCAAGTTGGCGCGGGAAGAGGCCCTTTGGTTCTTTGCTGGAGATGATCCCGGTGTGATCTCCTCCGGATTGCCCCAGCGGCCGGATGTGGTTTTGACGGATGGGCCCGCCCCGGTTCGCTGGTGCATTGGCGGTGAAAGCGGAACCCAACCAGCGTTGTCCCCTCCACAAGTAATTGACACCACGGGCGCAGGCGATGCCTTCACCGCTGGGCTCTTGCATCGTTGGTTGGCTCCAGTGACTGAACGACTGCGTTTTGCAGCCGCTTGTGGTGCTTTGGTGTGTGCTGGCGCGGGGGGCATTGATCCCCAGCCCACGGAGGCTCAAGTAGAGGCGTTTTTGGGAGGCGTCAGCTGA
- a CDS encoding DedA family protein, with protein MGFSDLVTQLPELIGQAVEANQWLGYTAIFAAMFLENLFPPIPSELIMPLGGFYVQQGQLQLVPVVLAGLLGTVLGALPWYGIGRLVNEERIELWLSRYGGWIGIRPEELGRSRKWFSRYGTALVFWGRLVPGIRTLISVPAGIEMMPMTPFLLWTTAGSLIWTALLTVAGMVMGEGYSNVELWIDPVSKAVKVILVIAVLGGATWLGLRIWRRRNSAD; from the coding sequence ATGGGATTTTCTGATCTCGTCACCCAGTTGCCGGAACTCATCGGGCAAGCCGTTGAGGCCAACCAGTGGCTGGGATACACCGCAATTTTTGCGGCGATGTTTTTAGAAAACCTGTTCCCACCAATCCCCTCAGAGCTGATCATGCCTCTGGGGGGTTTTTATGTGCAGCAGGGTCAGCTTCAGTTGGTGCCGGTGGTGCTGGCGGGCCTGCTTGGCACGGTGCTGGGCGCCCTGCCTTGGTACGGCATCGGCCGATTGGTGAATGAAGAACGCATCGAGCTCTGGTTGAGCCGCTATGGCGGTTGGATCGGTATTCGTCCGGAAGAGCTGGGCCGTAGCCGAAAGTGGTTTAGCCGCTACGGCACCGCGTTGGTGTTTTGGGGACGGCTCGTCCCTGGCATTCGCACGCTGATTTCGGTGCCTGCGGGTATTGAAATGATGCCCATGACGCCGTTCTTGCTCTGGACAACAGCCGGAAGCTTGATCTGGACGGCCCTCCTCACCGTGGCAGGCATGGTGATGGGAGAGGGTTACAGCAACGTTGAGCTCTGGATCGACCCTGTGTCGAAGGCCGTCAAGGTGATCCTTGTGATTGCAGTGTTGGGTGGCGCCACATGGCTTGGTTTGCGCATTTGGCGCCGCCGTAACTCAGCTGATTAA
- a CDS encoding RpoD/SigA family RNA polymerase sigma factor → MAPVATAASKPATSTRSVSVDVDLVRSYLRDIGRVPLLTHEQEITLGRQVQQLMEIETLEAELESRDGAKPARDQLAKAAELSTVQLKRKLQQGHRAKERMVAANLRLVVSVAKKYTKRNMELLDLIQEGTIGLVRGVEKFDPTRGYKFSTYAYWWIRQGITRAIAEKSRTIRLPIHITEMLNKLKKGQRELSQELGRTPTVTELAQFVDLPEDEVKDLMCRARQPVSLEMKVGDGDDTELLELLSGDNELPSDQVEEDCLKGDLRSLLGQLPHLQEQVLRMRFGMDGEDPMSLTGIGRILGMSRDRVRNLERDGLAGLRRVSDQVEAYVAC, encoded by the coding sequence ATGGCACCCGTCGCTACCGCTGCTTCAAAACCAGCGACCTCTACCCGTTCCGTCAGTGTTGACGTCGATTTGGTGCGTTCTTATCTCCGGGATATTGGACGGGTGCCATTGCTCACCCATGAGCAAGAAATCACCTTGGGCCGCCAGGTCCAGCAGCTGATGGAGATCGAAACTCTCGAAGCTGAGCTGGAAAGCAGAGATGGAGCCAAGCCCGCTCGCGATCAACTAGCCAAGGCTGCCGAGCTTTCCACGGTCCAGCTCAAGCGCAAGTTGCAGCAGGGTCATCGCGCTAAGGAGCGGATGGTGGCCGCCAATCTTCGCCTCGTTGTGAGCGTTGCTAAGAAATACACCAAGCGAAACATGGAGCTCCTGGATCTGATCCAGGAAGGAACGATTGGTTTGGTTCGTGGAGTCGAAAAGTTCGACCCCACCCGTGGTTACAAATTCTCTACTTACGCCTACTGGTGGATTCGTCAGGGCATTACTCGTGCCATTGCTGAGAAGAGCCGCACAATTCGCCTGCCAATTCACATCACCGAGATGCTGAATAAGCTGAAAAAAGGCCAGCGAGAGCTCAGCCAAGAGCTAGGTCGCACTCCTACCGTCACCGAATTAGCTCAATTCGTTGATTTGCCCGAAGACGAAGTGAAAGATCTGATGTGCCGTGCTCGCCAGCCAGTGAGCCTTGAGATGAAGGTGGGTGATGGAGACGACACTGAATTGTTGGAGCTTCTTTCCGGAGATAATGAGCTTCCCAGTGATCAAGTCGAAGAAGATTGCCTGAAGGGTGATTTGCGCAGCTTGTTGGGCCAGCTTCCCCACCTGCAAGAACAAGTGCTCCGCATGCGTTTCGGCATGGATGGAGAAGATCCGATGAGCCTCACAGGGATTGGTCGCATTTTGGGGATGAGCCGCGACCGAGTTCGCAATTTGGAGCGTGATGGCTTGGCTGGATTGCGTCGCGTTAGCGATCAGGTTGAGGCTTACGTTGCCTGCTGA
- the mreC gene encoding rod shape-determining protein MreC has protein sequence MAPSLRPGKSRWRGLGQLSPWLLLVAGLLLIRFSKGAGFTDAYALITRPFWPGSAQREWIVSARTVEDQSRMQLLEQDNLRLRDLLELQRNGSRQGDVGAPVISRSPRGWWQQLELGKGALQGFQAGDAVLGPGGLVGRIASVTPATARVRLLTAPGHEIGVWLPRSRSHGLLVGRGSSRLTLRFIDKDPNVSPGDLVTTSPASTLLPPNVSVGVIQSVNEQAVPAPTAIVQLIAAPEAIDWVQVRTR, from the coding sequence ATGGCCCCTTCGCTCCGGCCTGGTAAAAGCCGTTGGCGCGGGCTTGGTCAACTCAGCCCATGGTTGCTCTTGGTTGCAGGCTTGTTGCTTATTCGATTCAGCAAAGGAGCTGGTTTCACCGATGCCTATGCCCTGATCACGCGTCCTTTTTGGCCCGGCTCAGCCCAGCGTGAATGGATTGTTTCTGCACGAACCGTGGAGGATCAGTCGCGCATGCAATTGCTGGAACAAGACAATCTCCGCTTGCGGGACTTGTTGGAGCTTCAGCGCAATGGATCGCGCCAAGGTGATGTAGGTGCTCCTGTGATTTCCCGCTCCCCTCGGGGTTGGTGGCAACAGCTTGAGCTCGGTAAGGGTGCGCTTCAGGGATTTCAAGCCGGCGATGCAGTGCTCGGTCCTGGCGGCTTGGTGGGTCGAATCGCCAGTGTTACGCCGGCAACGGCACGGGTGCGGTTGCTCACGGCCCCGGGGCATGAGATCGGGGTGTGGCTTCCGCGCTCTCGCAGCCATGGATTGTTGGTGGGCCGCGGCAGTAGTCGCCTTACCTTGCGGTTCATCGATAAAGACCCCAATGTCAGCCCTGGAGATCTCGTCACCACATCTCCAGCGAGCACGTTGCTTCCCCCGAATGTGTCGGTGGGCGTGATTCAGTCGGTGAATGAGCAGGCTGTGCCGGCACCGACCGCGATCGTTCAGCTGATCGCAGCGCCCGAGGCGATCGATTGGGTTCAAGTGCGCACCCGTTGA
- the mutT gene encoding 8-oxo-dGTP diphosphatase MutT has product MLHRYAPITATSEPLLSWWQHHGRQEPAQKPWMFKFDGTWPLPDDSLSPYGIWVAEVMLQQTQLSVVLPFWQRWMETFPTVNALATSSLEEVRLQWQGLGYYSRARRLHEAAQLLVELPWPRDLDGWMALPGVGRTTAGGILSSAFNAPTPILDGNVKRVLARLHAHGRPPSRDQPRFWHWSEVLLDQSRPRDFNQALMDLGATVCTPRRPGCHQCPWRDSCAAYASGDPSDWPVVEERKPLPFQVIGIGVVINEAGDVLIDQRLEEGLLGGMWEFPGGKQEPDEPIEACIVRELMEELGIKVSVGEGLITVDHAYSHKKLQFVVHLCRWISGEPQPLASQQVRWVRPEQLKDYPFPAANGRIIEALLGRLNKSNQLEGSGEGS; this is encoded by the coding sequence TTGCTCCATCGCTACGCACCGATCACGGCTACGTCTGAGCCGCTTCTGAGCTGGTGGCAGCACCATGGCCGTCAAGAGCCAGCTCAGAAGCCCTGGATGTTCAAATTCGACGGCACTTGGCCTTTGCCTGACGACAGCTTGTCTCCCTATGGCATTTGGGTGGCCGAGGTGATGTTGCAGCAGACCCAGCTGTCGGTGGTGTTGCCTTTTTGGCAGCGCTGGATGGAGACGTTCCCCACTGTCAATGCCTTGGCCACCTCGTCGTTGGAGGAGGTGCGCTTGCAGTGGCAAGGTCTTGGCTACTACTCCAGGGCACGTCGACTTCACGAGGCAGCCCAGCTGTTGGTGGAACTGCCCTGGCCAAGGGATCTCGATGGCTGGATGGCGTTGCCGGGCGTCGGTCGCACCACCGCTGGGGGAATTTTGTCGAGCGCCTTCAACGCGCCAACGCCGATTTTGGATGGAAACGTCAAGCGGGTTCTGGCCCGTCTCCATGCCCATGGGCGGCCGCCGTCCCGCGATCAGCCACGGTTCTGGCATTGGAGTGAGGTCCTACTCGATCAGTCGCGGCCCCGTGATTTCAACCAGGCGCTCATGGATTTGGGGGCAACGGTGTGCACACCGCGCCGGCCGGGTTGTCACCAGTGCCCGTGGAGGGATTCATGCGCTGCTTACGCTTCTGGCGATCCCAGCGACTGGCCCGTGGTCGAAGAGCGCAAACCCCTTCCGTTTCAAGTGATTGGTATTGGTGTGGTGATCAATGAGGCTGGTGACGTCTTGATCGATCAACGCCTGGAGGAGGGACTTCTTGGAGGGATGTGGGAATTCCCCGGTGGAAAGCAGGAGCCGGATGAGCCGATAGAGGCCTGCATCGTCCGGGAGCTGATGGAGGAATTGGGGATCAAGGTTTCAGTGGGGGAAGGCCTAATCACCGTTGACCATGCCTACAGCCATAAGAAACTTCAATTTGTGGTGCATCTTTGTCGTTGGATTTCGGGGGAGCCTCAGCCCCTGGCCAGCCAGCAAGTGCGATGGGTTCGACCGGAGCAATTGAAGGACTATCCCTTCCCCGCTGCGAATGGACGCATCATTGAAGCGTTGCTTGGCAGATTGAATAAGAGCAATCAGCTTGAAGGATCTGGCGAAGGCAGCTGA
- a CDS encoding fatty acid desaturase, with protein sequence MTTPSYQEFTLKPFSKRSNTRALLQIANTLIPYGFLWWLMLQAAAVSLWLTPPFLIVLSLFSLRSFSLMHDCGHGSLFETARLNRIFGFLLGVVNAIPQLSWSIDHAYHHKTNGDWERYRGVADFLSLDEFQKLSRKEQRIYETTHHPLMAIPGGFYYLAIKPRLDLLVGLISPKNRMWGSREELNDLCLSNLFSLITVVCLGWWIGFGLFLSLYSIVLCLTASSLIYVFYVQHIFENSYANPSEGWSPIRGALEGSSLLVLPPLLQWFTASIGFHNIHHLCERIPNYNLEACHQQNQHLLQNVPTLTLGTMLQCSKFLLWDPAKLSLAKIPA encoded by the coding sequence ATGACAACACCCTCATACCAAGAATTCACGCTGAAGCCCTTCAGCAAACGAAGCAACACAAGAGCTCTCCTTCAAATTGCCAACACATTGATTCCGTATGGGTTCTTGTGGTGGCTCATGCTTCAAGCCGCAGCGGTGTCTCTCTGGCTCACTCCACCATTTTTGATCGTTCTCAGCTTGTTCTCGCTGAGGAGTTTTTCACTGATGCACGATTGCGGTCATGGATCGTTGTTCGAAACAGCAAGACTGAACCGGATCTTCGGGTTCCTACTGGGCGTCGTTAATGCGATTCCGCAGCTGTCTTGGTCGATCGATCACGCTTATCACCACAAAACTAACGGCGACTGGGAACGCTATCGAGGGGTGGCTGATTTCCTGAGCCTGGACGAATTTCAAAAACTCAGCCGAAAAGAACAGAGGATTTACGAAACGACCCACCACCCACTGATGGCTATTCCGGGTGGTTTTTACTACTTAGCGATCAAACCAAGACTAGACCTTTTGGTTGGGCTCATCAGCCCAAAGAATCGCATGTGGGGCTCAAGAGAGGAATTAAATGACCTTTGCCTGAGCAATTTATTTAGCTTGATTACTGTGGTCTGCCTGGGGTGGTGGATTGGCTTCGGATTATTCCTCAGCCTTTACAGCATTGTTCTTTGTTTAACGGCCAGCAGCTTGATATATGTGTTCTACGTGCAGCACATTTTTGAAAACAGCTACGCCAATCCAAGCGAAGGTTGGAGTCCGATACGAGGTGCTCTAGAAGGTTCGAGCCTGCTCGTTCTTCCACCATTACTCCAGTGGTTTACTGCCAGCATTGGCTTCCACAACATTCATCACCTCTGTGAGCGGATACCTAACTACAACTTGGAAGCTTGCCATCAGCAGAATCAACACCTTCTACAAAATGTGCCGACGCTGACACTCGGAACCATGTTGCAATGTTCAAAGTTCCTTTTATGGGATCCTGCAAAATTGAGCCTTGCTAAAATTCCAGCTTAG
- a CDS encoding single-stranded DNA-binding protein, giving the protein MGVNSVTLVGRAGRDPEVRYFESGSMVANLTMAVNRRSRDDEPDWFNLEIWGKQAQVAADYVKKGALLGIIGSFKLDRWTDRSSGEERSKPVIRVDRLELLGSKRDNQESGGNFGGQASDEDIPF; this is encoded by the coding sequence ATGGGCGTAAATTCCGTCACCCTCGTTGGCCGTGCTGGCCGCGACCCCGAAGTTCGCTACTTCGAATCCGGCAGCATGGTGGCCAATCTCACCATGGCTGTAAACCGTCGCAGCCGCGATGATGAACCTGACTGGTTCAACCTCGAAATCTGGGGGAAACAAGCCCAAGTGGCCGCCGACTACGTGAAGAAAGGGGCGTTGCTGGGAATCATCGGAAGCTTCAAGCTTGATCGCTGGACCGACCGCAGCAGCGGCGAAGAGCGCAGCAAACCAGTGATTCGTGTCGACCGCCTCGAACTTCTCGGCTCAAAGCGGGACAACCAAGAGTCGGGAGGTAATTTCGGCGGACAAGCCTCCGACGAAGACATCCCCTTCTGA